The proteins below are encoded in one region of Reichenbachiella sp. 5M10:
- a CDS encoding PepSY domain-containing protein: MTKGQNTPWKKTRKFFNDIHLWLGIGAGLVLFVVCLTGTIYTFYHEIEETINADIYQVEVPQGASTLLLKDLVSSVEKTVEEGKASSISIPADPEKAYAISVRKEGERRGTNYLINPYTGTVQGTSKTASSEFFMVVFRLHRWLMLDTEIGRPIVGWSTVIFALLTLTGLIIWIPQKVKAWKQGLKIKWSASWKRVNHDLHNALGFYSAFILLIMSLTGLYWSFDWYRDGLYATFSVERPTRGPRGGDEKKKEKQPLQQVTTLTLEDYLQVAHAELNYQGDTRINLPTDNKPTVSIAKSKVGFFAVSGRDELTLDKMTAAVKKKELFSDEPLNHQIMHSIRSIHTGEIFGTFSKIIYFISCLIATSLPVTGTIIWINKLKKKRARGKKKLPLTKAEPALA; this comes from the coding sequence ATGACGAAAGGCCAAAACACCCCTTGGAAGAAGACGAGAAAGTTTTTCAACGACATTCATTTGTGGTTGGGTATAGGTGCTGGTCTGGTTCTGTTCGTGGTATGTCTCACGGGTACGATCTACACCTTTTATCATGAGATCGAGGAGACTATCAACGCTGACATTTACCAAGTAGAGGTTCCACAAGGAGCCTCTACTTTACTTTTAAAAGACTTGGTATCTAGCGTCGAAAAAACCGTAGAGGAGGGAAAAGCCTCGTCGATCAGCATCCCTGCTGATCCAGAAAAAGCCTACGCCATCTCTGTACGAAAGGAAGGGGAACGCCGCGGCACCAACTACCTAATCAACCCCTACACAGGAACAGTACAAGGTACTAGCAAAACTGCTTCGAGCGAATTTTTCATGGTCGTATTTAGACTGCATCGCTGGTTGATGCTAGACACTGAGATCGGTCGTCCGATTGTCGGCTGGTCTACCGTCATCTTTGCTCTGCTCACACTCACAGGTCTGATCATCTGGATACCCCAAAAAGTAAAGGCATGGAAGCAAGGCTTGAAAATCAAATGGTCAGCCAGCTGGAAGCGGGTCAATCACGACCTTCACAATGCCCTTGGTTTTTACTCCGCTTTTATCCTGCTGATCATGTCACTGACAGGACTCTACTGGTCATTTGACTGGTACCGAGATGGGCTCTATGCTACCTTCAGTGTAGAACGACCTACGCGTGGACCTAGAGGTGGTGATGAGAAGAAAAAAGAAAAGCAACCGCTACAACAAGTCACGACTTTAACCTTAGAAGACTACCTACAAGTAGCCCACGCCGAGCTAAACTACCAAGGTGACACGAGAATCAACCTACCTACTGACAACAAGCCTACTGTCTCCATCGCCAAGTCCAAAGTAGGGTTCTTTGCCGTATCGGGCAGAGATGAATTGACCCTTGACAAAATGACCGCAGCGGTGAAGAAAAAGGAACTGTTCTCCGACGAACCGCTCAATCACCAAATCATGCATTCGATCCGGTCGATACATACAGGTGAGATATTCGGCACCTTCTCTAAGATCATCTACTTCATCTCTTGTTTGATTGCGACCTCACTCCCTGTGACGGGCACGATCATCTGGATCAACAAACTCAAAAAGAAACGAGCCAGAGGAAAGAAAAAGCTACCTCTCACCAAAGCGGAACCTGCTTTGGCATAA